ACGGCGCGGGGCGGGCTGGTGGACGCCGATGCGCTGGCGACGGCGTTGCGGGCGGGGGAGATCGCGGGGGCGGCGCTCGACGTGATGGAGACCGAGCCTATCGCGCGGGACAGCGCGCTGCTCGGGCTGGAGAACTGCATCATCACGCCGCACGCCGCGTGGTACTCGGACGAGGCGGCGGCGGCGCTCCAGCGGCTGGCCGGCGAGGAGGCGGCGCGGCTGCTGCTGGGGCAGGCCCCGCGCTGCCCAGTCAACACGCTCAGCTGATCGCCGGCGCGGGGCGGGGTGAGGGGCTACCGACCACCTGAGCGCGCCAACCAACGCACCTCCGGCCCGTACACCAGCCACGCTCGGCCCCGCAGCTGCGACCGTGTGAACGGGCCGACGTGGCGGCTGTCCGTGCCCACGGCGAGGTTCTCGCTCAGCAGGAAGTAGTCGTCTGGGCCGAGCGCCCAGGCGCCCGGCGACGATCCGACGACGGCCCGCCCGAGATCGAGCGGCTCGCCGTCGATCAGCAGCGTATCCCGTGCCAGCGTGACCACCTCGCCCGGCAGCCCGGCGACCCGCTTGAGCAGCAG
The Chloroflexota bacterium genome window above contains:
- the lepB gene encoding signal peptidase I codes for the protein MARRSAPPALAAAGLLLALILWLAGQRRVSVRGRSMVPALDENELVLVDLLAYWPSALRCPRRGDLVLADGQTVDGPSLLLKRVAGLPGEVVTLARDTLLIDGEPLDLGRAVVGSSPGAWALGPDDYFLLSENLAVGTDSRHVGPFTRSQLRGRAWLVYGPEVRWLARSGGR